The Skermanella pratensis genome has a window encoding:
- a CDS encoding NADH:ubiquinone reductase (Na(+)-transporting) subunit F, producing MTQNPLAARAVHTVLLQPAGIEMEVEEGETVLDAAFRQGISLMHGCKEGQCSSCKSVLIDGDVELLKYSTFALSEMDRDTNHILLCRTLAYSDIEVELLNYDEDLLSRSIAVKDFAARLTGIVPLTHDIFRLELEIEQPLKFWAGQYVDITIPGKGITRSFSMANPPGEPRRLHFIIKKYAQGAFSAQLDGSLKVGDSLMLRGPFGTCLRRENRSGPMVLVGGGSGMSPLWSILQDQIGCGEPARPIRFFYGARQARDLFYLDRFAELTERLPDFRFIPALSDAAPEDAWDGETGFIHEVVRRHLGTLGDVADIDVYSCGPPPMIDALLPVLQIAGVEPDRIYFDKFTPALR from the coding sequence ATGACGCAGAACCCGTTGGCCGCCCGCGCGGTCCACACGGTCCTGTTGCAGCCCGCCGGCATCGAAATGGAAGTCGAGGAAGGGGAAACCGTTCTCGATGCCGCGTTCCGCCAGGGCATCTCGCTGATGCACGGCTGCAAGGAAGGACAATGCTCCAGCTGCAAATCGGTGCTGATCGACGGTGACGTCGAACTGCTGAAATACTCCACGTTCGCGCTGTCCGAGATGGACCGCGACACCAACCACATCCTGCTCTGCCGCACGCTGGCCTACAGCGACATCGAAGTCGAGCTGCTGAACTACGACGAGGACCTGCTGTCGCGCTCGATCGCGGTCAAGGACTTCGCGGCCCGGCTGACCGGCATCGTCCCGCTGACCCACGACATCTTCCGCCTGGAACTGGAGATCGAGCAGCCGCTGAAGTTCTGGGCCGGCCAGTACGTGGACATCACCATCCCGGGCAAGGGCATCACGCGCTCGTTCTCCATGGCGAACCCGCCGGGCGAGCCCCGCCGCCTGCACTTCATCATCAAGAAATACGCCCAGGGCGCCTTCTCCGCCCAGCTCGACGGCAGCCTGAAAGTCGGCGACAGCCTTATGCTGCGCGGCCCCTTCGGCACCTGCCTGCGGCGCGAGAACCGCTCCGGCCCGATGGTCCTGGTGGGAGGGGGCTCGGGCATGTCGCCCCTGTGGTCGATCCTCCAGGACCAGATCGGATGCGGCGAGCCCGCCCGGCCGATCCGCTTCTTCTACGGCGCGCGCCAGGCCCGCGACCTGTTCTATCTCGACCGTTTCGCCGAGCTGACCGAACGGCTGCCCGACTTCCGCTTCATCCCGGCGCTGTCCGACGCGGCGCCCGAGGATGCCTGGGACGGCGAAACAGGCTTCATCCACGAGGTGGTGCGCCGGCATCTCGGCACCCTCGGCGACGTGGCGGACATCGACGTCTATTCCTGCGGGCCGCCGCCGATGATCGACGCCCTGCTGCCGGTGCTCCAGATCGCCGGCGTCGAACCGGACCGCATCTATTTCGACAAGTTCACGCCCGCCCTTCGGTAG
- a CDS encoding aromatic/alkene monooxygenase hydroxylase subunit beta, translated as MTAQVQETEVKSGAAGAKKFPGWDSRKYNYYEPKGRKATHYEDMTVDVQPDPERYLLQNWIISFADGTPTYYKGWTKLQSSDWHKFRAPDQEWERTHYQRQSTIEGMIKNVVDNARKSGAPSRFDPRWVKILQDHVGAYKHAEYGLGKATMHAQRYGYTQMVNNAILTNSSYKLRFAQDLTLYLSEIGMDLPVFDATAGKTHWLEDPVWQGTREATEAVMGAEDYLEQYFATNVVFEPLVAELFRSGFVMQLAAAQNDFATPAVVSAAEADYEQNLANSVELFHLLAQDPEHGEANRKVMEGWLEKHGTLCVKAANQLQPVWSQPRVKAAQFTDAFAASSNRLRAICAEIGIEVPATVEIAPAPAQPAADA; from the coding sequence ATGACGGCACAGGTTCAGGAAACGGAAGTCAAGTCCGGCGCCGCCGGCGCGAAGAAGTTCCCGGGATGGGACAGCCGGAAATACAATTACTACGAACCGAAGGGCCGCAAGGCGACCCATTACGAGGACATGACGGTAGACGTCCAGCCCGATCCGGAACGCTACCTGCTCCAGAACTGGATCATCTCCTTCGCCGACGGGACGCCGACCTACTACAAGGGCTGGACCAAGCTCCAGTCGTCGGACTGGCACAAGTTCCGCGCTCCCGACCAGGAGTGGGAGCGGACCCATTACCAGCGCCAGTCCACCATCGAAGGCATGATCAAGAACGTCGTGGACAACGCCCGCAAGTCGGGCGCTCCGTCGCGCTTCGATCCCCGCTGGGTCAAGATCCTCCAGGACCATGTCGGCGCCTACAAGCATGCGGAGTACGGGCTGGGCAAGGCGACCATGCATGCCCAGCGCTACGGCTACACGCAGATGGTCAACAACGCGATCCTGACCAACTCGTCCTACAAGCTGCGCTTCGCCCAGGATCTGACGCTGTACCTGAGCGAGATCGGCATGGACCTTCCCGTGTTCGACGCGACCGCCGGCAAGACCCACTGGCTCGAAGACCCGGTCTGGCAGGGCACGCGCGAGGCGACCGAGGCCGTCATGGGCGCCGAGGATTACCTTGAGCAGTATTTCGCGACCAACGTCGTGTTCGAGCCGCTGGTCGCCGAGCTGTTCCGCAGCGGCTTCGTCATGCAGCTTGCCGCCGCCCAGAACGACTTCGCCACTCCCGCGGTCGTGTCGGCGGCCGAGGCCGACTACGAGCAGAACCTCGCCAACTCGGTCGAGCTTTTCCATCTGCTGGCCCAGGACCCCGAGCATGGCGAAGCAAACCGCAAGGTCATGGAAGGCTGGCTCGAAAAGCACGGCACCCTCTGCGTCAAGGCGGCGAACCAGTTGCAGCCCGTCTGGTCGCAGCCCCGCGTCAAGGCGGCCCAGTTCACCGACGCCTTCGCCGCGTCGTCGAACCGCCTGAGGGCGATCTGCGCCGAGATCGGCATCGAGGTGCCCGCCACCGTCGAGATAGCACCCGCCCCTGCCCAGCCGGCCGCCGACGCCTGA
- a CDS encoding MmoB/DmpM family protein, translated as MSVAHDFNIFKPMQDLTFEHTISHQCGVTMNDSVEARCIAEVMESKPGIKVTYMPAMIRIDGEGKMEFKMDEISEALGREMTPHLFEISTSTHYGRMVMIDDNTVVLFGNMDDALEYT; from the coding sequence ATGAGCGTCGCCCATGACTTCAACATCTTCAAGCCCATGCAGGACCTGACCTTCGAGCACACGATCTCGCACCAGTGCGGCGTCACCATGAACGACAGCGTCGAGGCGCGCTGCATCGCCGAGGTGATGGAGAGCAAGCCGGGCATCAAGGTGACCTACATGCCGGCCATGATCCGCATCGACGGCGAAGGCAAGATGGAGTTCAAGATGGACGAGATCAGCGAGGCGCTCGGCCGCGAGATGACCCCGCACCTGTTCGAGATCTCCACCTCCACCCATTACGGCCGCATGGTCATGATCGACGACAACACGGTCGTGCTGTTCGGCAACATGGACGACGCTCTCGAATACACCTGA
- a CDS encoding amidohydrolase family protein, with product MFKTAEGEEIFIIDGHTHLWDGSKENQKNIHGGQFIDCFYGYHTALSPKEYVWPKEKFDKYGAETMYNDLFVEGYDDMAIFQPTYLKDFYVNGFNTTEQNAVLKEKYPDRFILNGAWDPRDGEAGIEALHELVEKYKIQGVKLYTAEWKGASKGWKLTDEWAQRYMAECVKLGVKNIHVHKGPTILPLNRDAFDVADIDDAATSFPELNFIVEHCGLPRLDDFCWIAVQEPNVYGGLAVALPFIHSRPDYFNQVISELLFWLGPDRLLYGSDYAIWSPKWMVEKFMAHELPDNIKKDKGVDLDLDAKRKILGLNAAKLYGIDVPAHKAKLSGTAPAGAEEKTMAQVAEVLGD from the coding sequence ATGTTCAAGACGGCGGAAGGCGAGGAAATCTTCATCATCGACGGCCATACCCACCTGTGGGACGGCAGCAAGGAGAACCAGAAGAACATCCACGGCGGACAGTTCATCGACTGCTTCTACGGGTACCATACCGCGCTCAGCCCCAAGGAGTATGTCTGGCCCAAGGAGAAGTTCGACAAGTACGGCGCCGAGACCATGTACAACGACCTGTTCGTCGAGGGCTACGACGACATGGCGATCTTCCAGCCCACATACCTGAAGGACTTCTACGTCAACGGCTTCAACACGACGGAGCAGAACGCCGTCCTGAAGGAGAAGTATCCCGACCGCTTCATCCTCAACGGCGCCTGGGACCCGCGCGACGGCGAAGCGGGCATCGAGGCGCTGCACGAGCTGGTCGAGAAGTACAAGATCCAGGGCGTCAAGCTCTACACCGCGGAGTGGAAGGGCGCCAGCAAGGGCTGGAAGCTGACCGACGAGTGGGCGCAGCGCTATATGGCCGAATGCGTCAAGCTGGGCGTGAAGAACATCCACGTCCACAAAGGGCCGACCATCCTGCCCCTGAACCGCGACGCCTTCGACGTGGCCGACATCGACGATGCGGCGACCAGCTTCCCCGAGCTGAACTTCATCGTCGAGCATTGCGGCCTGCCCCGGCTGGACGACTTCTGCTGGATCGCGGTGCAGGAGCCGAACGTCTATGGCGGGCTGGCGGTGGCCCTGCCCTTCATCCACAGCCGACCCGACTATTTCAACCAGGTCATCTCCGAGCTGCTGTTCTGGCTCGGGCCCGACCGGCTGCTCTACGGCAGCGACTACGCGATCTGGTCGCCCAAGTGGATGGTCGAGAAGTTCATGGCGCACGAGCTTCCCGACAATATCAAGAAAGACAAGGGCGTCGATCTCGACCTTGACGCCAAGCGCAAGATCCTCGGGCTCAACGCCGCGAAGCTCTACGGCATCGACGTGCCGGCCCACAAGGCCAAGCTTAGCGGCACCGCGCCGGCCGGCGCCGAGGAGAAGACCATGGCGCAGGTCGCCGAAGTCCTGGGAGACTGA
- a CDS encoding metal-sulfur cluster assembly factor has protein sequence MTLHVTSGDPRVAEVWASLASVTDPELDESVTELRFVTQVEVDAEDRVHIGFRLPTYWCAANFAFLMADDMRVAVSSLPWVRQVLVDLRDHMYSDTINEGLAQGRSFKSTFSDEAADEDLDDLRRTFRIKAFQRRQEAVIRHLLDRGWTVQAILDLDCPHLATLAIDDPEAARQRSRYLEIRREFGGSGDMAFTTAQGEPVDPRNFAEYLSLLRRVRINTEFNGHLCRGLLQARYDDPAPDGEPTLADFIAGRVATGNTGGNDGCRK, from the coding sequence ATGACCCTTCACGTCACCTCGGGCGATCCCCGCGTGGCGGAGGTGTGGGCGAGCTTGGCATCGGTGACGGACCCCGAACTCGATGAGTCCGTGACGGAGCTCCGCTTCGTCACGCAGGTCGAAGTGGACGCGGAGGACCGCGTCCACATCGGGTTCCGATTGCCGACATACTGGTGCGCCGCCAACTTCGCCTTCCTGATGGCCGACGACATGCGCGTCGCGGTCTCCTCCCTCCCCTGGGTCCGGCAGGTCCTGGTCGACCTGCGCGACCACATGTATTCCGACACCATCAACGAGGGGCTCGCCCAGGGCCGCTCCTTCAAGTCCACCTTCAGCGACGAGGCCGCCGACGAGGACCTGGACGACTTGCGCCGGACCTTCCGGATCAAGGCGTTCCAGCGCCGGCAGGAAGCGGTGATCCGCCACCTGCTCGACCGGGGCTGGACGGTCCAGGCGATCCTCGATCTGGACTGCCCGCACCTGGCGACGCTGGCGATCGACGATCCCGAAGCCGCCCGCCAGCGCAGCCGCTACCTGGAGATCCGCCGCGAGTTCGGCGGCTCCGGCGACATGGCCTTCACCACGGCGCAAGGCGAACCGGTCGATCCCCGGAACTTCGCCGAATACCTGTCGCTGCTGCGCCGGGTCCGGATCAACACGGAGTTCAACGGGCATCTCTGCCGGGGCCTGCTCCAGGCCCGCTACGACGATCCCGCACCAGACGGGGAACCCACCCTGGCCGACTTCATCGCCGGCCGGGTGGCAACAGGGAACACGGGAGGGAATGACGGATGCCGAAAATGA